The Mauremys reevesii isolate NIE-2019 linkage group 13, ASM1616193v1, whole genome shotgun sequence genome contains a region encoding:
- the LOC120380044 gene encoding ribonuclease-like — protein sequence MATAACHRPQGPEGIVDPVTDAAMALRGSCPSLFLTLILLATCLAQNIVLPNSYQRFVSEHVDFPKTRPPTDQSYCKVMMWRLSLTHSGCRLSNTFIHAPTRQVGAICGRTGTCVYPSLNQCDSLTAFRLTTCLLVFSPRRPPRCIYREIPQTRRIRVACNQQQQPVHFLRIL from the exons ATGGCGACAGCAGCCTGCCACAGACCACAAGGGCCAGAGGGGATC GTCGATCCAGTGACAGACGCGGCCATGGCCCTGAGGGGATCCTGCCCCTCCCTTTTCCTAACCCTCATCCTGCTGGCCACCTGCCTGGCCCAGAACATTGTACTACCCAACAGCTACCAGCGGTTTGTGAGCGAACACGTTGATTTCCCCAAGACCAGACCCCCCACTGACCAGAGCTACTGCAAAGTCATGATGTGGCGCCTCAGCCTGACCCACTCTGGCTGCAGACTCAGCAACACCTTCATCCATGCTCCCACCAGACAGGTTGGAGCCATTTGCGGCCGCACAGGGACATGCGTCTACCCCAGCCTCAACCAGTGCGACAGCCTCACAGCCTTCCGCCTCACCACGTGCCTGCTGGTGTTCAGCCCCCGCCGCCCACCGCGCTGTATCTACAGGGAAATACCCCAGACCCGCAGGATCCGCGTGGCCTgtaaccagcagcagcagcctgtgcaCTTCCTCAGAATCCTGTAG
- the LOC120379759 gene encoding ribonuclease-like — MDGAVTEIHHSDDSKGTRTWVDPVTEMAMAPRGPVLLLPLVLLTTGLAQITDGASYQQFVNQHVDFPRSRVPNNQNYCDLLMQRRALTHLVCKPINTFIHEPAGQLRDICRRGGRHIKRNLYDSKRTFRVTTCREAPGSRPRHCRYRASVRVTRVRVACNSNLPMHLDPKYLS; from the exons ATGGATGGAGCAGTCACTGAGATTCATCACTCTGATGACAGTAAAGGAACAAGGACGTGG gtTGATCCAGTGACAGAGATGGCCATGGCCCCGAGGGGACCTGTACTCCTGCTGCCCCTTGTCCTGCTGACCACTGGCCTGGCCCAGATCACCGATGGCGCCAGCTACCAGCAGTTTGTGAACCAGCACGTCGACTTCCCCAGGTCCAGAGTCCCCAACAACCAGAACTACTGCGACCTCCTGATGCAGCGCAGGGCCCTGACCCACCTCGTCTGCAAACCCATCAACACCTTCATCCACGAGCCCGCTGGCCAGCTCCGAGACATCTGCAGACGCGGAGGAAGACACATCAAGAGGAACCTCTATGACAGCAAAAGAACTTTCCGTGTCACCACGTGCCGGGAGGCACCTGGCTCCCGCCCAAGGCACTGTAGATACAGGGCCTCAGTTCGTGTCACCAGGGTCCGCGTGGCCTGTAACTCTAATCTGCCCATGCACTTAGATCCAAAATACTTGTCATGA
- the LOC120379760 gene encoding ribonuclease-like — translation MAMAPRGPRLTLLLPLILLAATLAQLSEGASYRQFVRQHVDHPKTRAPNDRIYCNLLMQRRGLTRPQCKPTNTFIHTSTHQLRNICGRGGRPVSGNLRDSIRSFSVTTCRVLPGSQPGRCRYRAATGVTRVRVACVRRLPVHLEPTYLP, via the coding sequence ATGGCCATGGCCCCAAGGGGACCCCGCCTCACGCTCCTGCTGCCCCTCATCCTGCTGGCTGCCACCCTGGCCCAGCTCAGCGAAGGTGCCAGCTACCGGCAGTTTGTGAGACAACACGTTGACCACCCCAAGACCAGAGCGCCCAATGACAGGATCTACTGCAACCTCCTGATGCAGCGACGGGGCCTGACCAGACCCCAGTGCAAACCCACCAACACCTTCATCCACACCTCCACCCACCAGCTCCGAAACAtctgtggcaggggagggagacctGTTAGTGGCAACCTCCGCGACAGCATCAGATCATTCAGCGTCACCACGTGCCGGGTGCTGCCTGGCTCCCAACCAGGGCGTTGTAGATACAGAGCTGCAACTGGAGTCACCAGAGTCCGCGTGGCCTGTGTCCGGCGGCTGCCCGTGCACTTGGAGCCAACATATCTGCCATGA